Genomic window (Chryseobacterium bernardetii):
TGCTTCCTGGATGCTTTTGATAAGATTTAGTCCTTTGGCAAGCTCATATACTTCAGTTTTATAGAGGTCTGCAATAGGTGAAACATCTACCCCACCATCTCCATATTTTGTATAGAACCCGATTCCAAAATCTTCTACTTTATTTCCGGTTCCACAAACCAAAAGCCCGTTCAGCTGCCCATAATAATAAAGTGTAAGCATTCTAAGACGTGCTCTAGTGTTGGCAAAGGTTAAATTCTCATTAGGATATACCTCACCCTTTACATGAAAGGTTCTATAGATCTCTTCAAATGCCGGCGTCAGATCTACAGATATTATTTCTACATTTGGAAATCTGGATTTAAGATCATTCATATGGTCCTTCGCACGGTCTATCTGGTCAGCTTTCTGGCGAATCGGCATCCCGATCAATAATGTTTTCATGCCTGTCATGGCTGCCAAAGTAGAAACCACTCCGGAATCTACTCCTCCGGAAACTCCAATTACATATCCGTTTACTCCTGCATTTACTGCATAATCCTTTAACCACTTTACGATATGATCTATCACTTTTTGTGTCTGCATCGTTTATATTTTTTTTTAGTCTATTCCAAATTCTCTGGGATATTTCACCATCCCTTTTCTATTTTTTAATCCGTCTTTTACCAGCTCAACTGCCATGCCATTTGCTTCCGGAATCTCAAACGGAAATGAGATCCCAAAATTACTTGTTTTTTTGTAACCAAACTTCGGATAATAATTTTCATGTCCAATCAGTATCACCGATTGGTATCCTAACTTGCGGGCAATACGATGCCCTTCCTGAATTAACTGACCTCCAACTCCCTGGTTTTGAAACTCAGGTTTTACTGAAACAGGAGCCAGTGCCAATGATTCGAATGTTTCTGAACCATTCTCAACAATTAATTTTGTAAACAGAATATGTCCGGCAAGAATGCCATTTCCGTTTTCAGCAACCAAAGATAGCTCCGGAATAAATGCCTCAGATTTCCTTAACTTTTCAACAAGAAAATGCTCTTTATGATCACTATGTTCAATATCTCTGAAGGCTTCTTCCGTAAGTTTAAAGACTTCCTTATAATCTTTTTCCTCTTCCTGTCTTATTGTTATCATTGTGTATTAAATATATTTTTCACGTTTCAATTCATACCAGAAACAAATACCGTCCGGTTCTTCAAATTCGCCTGTTTTCTCAAATCCCAGTTTTGTTAAAATATAGTTGGAAACTTCATGTTCAGAATGGGCGTAGGCATAAATAGCATCTGCATTCAATTCATTAAATCCATAATCCAGAGAAGCAATCCCAGCTTCCATAGCATAACCTTTTCCCCAGGATTCGGGTAAGAAGCGATATCCCAGTTCCAGAACATTCTGGTGACCATTAGTTTCTTTGGTTAATAGTTTCAAGCCGCTCCAGCCTATCAGTAATCCACTTTCTTTTTCAATCACACCTAATCTTCCTACTCCATTCTCTTTATATTGTTGTTGGATCATCCTGATGATGTACTTAGATTCTTCAAGGTCTGTTGACACCGGTGTTCCGATATATTTCATCACATCAGGATTAGAATCCATAAGGAAAATACGTTCTGCATCTTCTTCTTCAAGTTTCCTTAAAATGAGTCTTTGAGTTTCTATTTTCATATCATTAGTTTTATTCATTGGTTCCAAAAATGGTAACATCTGTCTTTAACCCTTTTTTAATATTTTCTTCTTTTATTTTATTTCCGCTTATATTTAAGGTCTGTAGAGCCACATTTCCGGAAATATCAATGTGCTGGATTTTATTATGCTCTACATTCAGTCTCCTTAAATTTTTAAGCTGAGACAGATCGATTGTTTTTAGCTGATTTAAAGATAATGTTAATTGGTCAATTTTCGGTGTTGCTTTCAGGGAAATAGTCTCCAAAAGATTATTATCAATATACAAAGAAGTGAGGTTTTTAAGATTTTCGGCTTTAAATGATACTATTTTACATCCTGTGCATGAAAACAGATTCAGTTTGTCCATATCTTTCAGAATAACGGAAGAAATTGCGTTATCATCCAGCATTACCATTTTTACGTTGTTAAAAAAGTGCAGATCCTCTATGGAAGTAATGCCTTTTTGAACCAAAAACAGGTTGTTTACAGCGTCTGCTTCAGACTGGCTGATTGCCTCGTCCTTATTTAAATCAAAGTTTTCAATAACAGCCTTTTCAAGATTCTTATTTAAACTCGAGCTTTTGCGCATGTAAAAAAACTAATCCGAAAAAGCCCGCTAGAACAGTAAATATTTTAAATTTCATCATGAAATGTCTATTTAATCCTTATTTTTGTAAACTTAATGTAAAAATAATGAAGATTTTCAGATATATTGCCGTTTCTTCTGTTTTAATTGCTGGGCTTAACTCCTGTAAAAAAGAGCCTGAAAACCAATGGAAAATAGAGGTAAAAGATACCACAGAAAAAATTGAAATGACGGATATTTCTAGGGAATTTTACAATCCGGCTATTCCCTTAGATCAGTTTAAAGCTAAGTTTCCATGGTTCCAGGGAACCGTTTCTGATGCTGATTTCTCTAAAAGAAGAGCGGATGCGGAAGAGATCAAAATTTATAAGGAAGCAATAGGGAAAATAGATCAGGCCAAACTGCAGAAAGATCTTCAGGATTTATTTTCACATATCAAACATTACTTCCCACAGTTTAAGAGCCCAAAGGTATACCTGTTTTCATCAGCACTGCAAATGGTTCAGGATCCTATCTTTTATGATGAAAAAGGGAATCTTTTATTTATTGATATTACCGGATTTATGGGTGATGGCAATGCTCATTACAAAGGATTGGAGCTTTACTTCCAGAAATCTATGAACCCACAGAATATTGTTCCTAAGGTTTCCCTTCTCTTTGCCGAAAATATTGTAACCGAATCTCCGGATCATCAGAAATTCATAGACCAGGTAATTCTTAACGGAAAAGTAATGATCCTTCAGGATGCTTTCCTTCCGGACACTCCAGATTACCTGAAAATGAATTACACCCGAAAACAATATGAATGGGCCACTTACAATGAAGCCAATATCTGGAATTATTTTGTGGAAAGCAATCTGTTATTCGGAGATGATCCAAGATTGGGAGAACGTTTTATTGCTCCGGGGCCATTCTCAAAGTTCTATACTGAAATAGACAATGAGTCTTCCCCACAGATCGGTATTTTTACGGGATGGCAGATCTGTAAAGCCTATCTGAAGGAAAAGCCGGATACAAAACTTACAGCCTTCCTGAAAATGGATGCTACGCAAATTTTTAACGAATCCGGTTATAAACCCCGTGTAACAAAATAACCGTTATTTATACCTATAGAAGACTTTTTGTTCCTACAGAAAGTCTTTTTTTATATCATTTCCTGATGAAGATAGTTTCGCAGAAATTTTGGATAAGCTGAAGAAGTATTAACTTTGCTGAAAAATTTTAGATTGATATGAGAAAAACTCAGATTACAATAGATGTAGAGCTTGATGAAAACCACGTGCCGGAAAATATTACATGGAATGCTCAGGATGGCGGTATTGAAAAACAGGAAACCAAGGCAACCATGATCTCTGTATGGGATGATAAAACCAGAGAAGCCTTAAGAATCGATCTTTGGACTAAAGAAATGCCTGTAGACCAGATGAAGATGTTTATCCACCAGATTTTGATTTCTCTTGGAAACACCTACCAAAGAGCAACCGGAGAGGAAGATGTGGCACAATGGATGGAA
Coding sequences:
- the nadE gene encoding NAD(+) synthase, with amino-acid sequence MQTQKVIDHIVKWLKDYAVNAGVNGYVIGVSGGVDSGVVSTLAAMTGMKTLLIGMPIRQKADQIDRAKDHMNDLKSRFPNVEIISVDLTPAFEEIYRTFHVKGEVYPNENLTFANTRARLRMLTLYYYGQLNGLLVCGTGNKVEDFGIGFYTKYGDGGVDVSPIADLYKTEVYELAKGLNLIKSIQEAIPTDGLWDVDRTDEQQIGATYPELEKIQKEYGTKTVDDYEGRDKEVFQIFDRMHKAAKHKINPIPVCDIPEDWRE
- a CDS encoding GNAT family N-acetyltransferase; protein product: MKIETQRLILRKLEEEDAERIFLMDSNPDVMKYIGTPVSTDLEESKYIIRMIQQQYKENGVGRLGVIEKESGLLIGWSGLKLLTKETNGHQNVLELGYRFLPESWGKGYAMEAGIASLDYGFNELNADAIYAYAHSEHEVSNYILTKLGFEKTGEFEEPDGICFWYELKREKYI
- a CDS encoding GNAT family N-acetyltransferase — encoded protein: MITIRQEEEKDYKEVFKLTEEAFRDIEHSDHKEHFLVEKLRKSEAFIPELSLVAENGNGILAGHILFTKLIVENGSETFESLALAPVSVKPEFQNQGVGGQLIQEGHRIARKLGYQSVILIGHENYYPKFGYKKTSNFGISFPFEIPEANGMAVELVKDGLKNRKGMVKYPREFGID
- a CDS encoding leucine-rich repeat domain-containing protein, whose translation is MRKSSSLNKNLEKAVIENFDLNKDEAISQSEADAVNNLFLVQKGITSIEDLHFFNNVKMVMLDDNAISSVILKDMDKLNLFSCTGCKIVSFKAENLKNLTSLYIDNNLLETISLKATPKIDQLTLSLNQLKTIDLSQLKNLRRLNVEHNKIQHIDISGNVALQTLNISGNKIKEENIKKGLKTDVTIFGTNE
- the gldC gene encoding gliding motility protein GldC, which encodes MRKTQITIDVELDENHVPENITWNAQDGGIEKQETKATMISVWDDKTREALRIDLWTKEMPVDQMKMFIHQILISLGNTYQRATGEEDVAQWMEEIAEEFAVKSAIK
- the gldB gene encoding gliding motility lipoprotein GldB — encoded protein: MKIFRYIAVSSVLIAGLNSCKKEPENQWKIEVKDTTEKIEMTDISREFYNPAIPLDQFKAKFPWFQGTVSDADFSKRRADAEEIKIYKEAIGKIDQAKLQKDLQDLFSHIKHYFPQFKSPKVYLFSSALQMVQDPIFYDEKGNLLFIDITGFMGDGNAHYKGLELYFQKSMNPQNIVPKVSLLFAENIVTESPDHQKFIDQVILNGKVMILQDAFLPDTPDYLKMNYTRKQYEWATYNEANIWNYFVESNLLFGDDPRLGERFIAPGPFSKFYTEIDNESSPQIGIFTGWQICKAYLKEKPDTKLTAFLKMDATQIFNESGYKPRVTK